In Gimesia panareensis, the genomic window AACAGGCCTGATTCGAGATACTTGAGAACACATCGTTGTAATCCGAGACTGCTCAACAACCAGACAGACTTTTGAGACCGCAACCTGCCAGCCCATGAACCGCGACAGCCTGTCACAACTGCTGCGACAGACTGTCTTGGTCAACTCATCAGGCCCGAGATGAATTCATCACAGGCATAAATAGAACTCAAAAAAACGGGGATCCGCGTGAATCACGCCTCCCATGCATAGTTCAGCAAAATCAATACCGACGTGGTATGCGTTTTGCACTCTTTTCACACTGCTTCCACTAATGATTTTGAATCAAAAAGGAGGACGATCATGCAAACGATCTCAACCACAGAATTGCGAGGAAAAATGCAGCGCAACGAAAAAGGAATTCTGGTCAACACCCTGACCCAGGATGAATTTGAGAAAGCGCACATTCCCAACTCACTCAATATCCCCGAACAGCAGGACGATTTCGTCTCACAGGTGGAACAGGCGGCTGGCAGCAAGGAGCTGCCTGTCATTGTGTATTGTGCCAGCCAGGAATGCGGTTCTTCGGAACAGGCTGCTCAAAAGCTGGAACAGGCAGGATTTTCGAACGTCTATGACTACGAAGGGGGAGCGAAGTCATGGAGTGAAGCCGGCGAGCAGCTCGTTGCAGGTGCGTAACAGCGAGTGATGTCACTTGAGTCGGATGCGATTTTTCACATGCCATCGTTAACGATCGCATCCTGAATCACTCGCATTACGTTTTCCCGCTGACCGATGGAAGTGTTTCCTGCCAATTCACATTTCCATCGGTCAGTCTATTTTCAGAAAGATCAGGTAAAACTATGAATCAGCAAGAACAGAAACAACAGGACCGCCAGCAGTCTATCAGGACGCTGCGCGAACTGATCGGAGATATTCAGACCTGCATGCTGACGACCCACTCGGCGGAAGCCGGTCTTAGAAGTCGTCCGATGATCACAGCCCGGCACGAATTCGATGGTGAGCTCTGGCTGTTCACACACGCCGACGACCCCAAGGTCAATGAAATCCACCAGAATCCGGTCGTCAACGTGGTCTTCGCCGAACCGAAAGATGATCGGTACATCTCGATCTCCGGTCACGCACAGCTCGTCCGGGATCAGCAGAAAGCCGAACTGCTCTGGACCGAGGGACTGGATGAGTGGTTTCCGACCGGTCCCAGTGATCCCAACCTGGTGCTGATCAGCGTCCACGTCAATGAAGCAGAATACTGGGATGCGAACGTGAAACATTTCTCCGATGCGGTGCAAGCATTGTTCTTCAGCTCGACAGCCCCCAGACATGACAAACTGGAATGGTCACAAACAGAATCTTAAGCCTGCTTGAGTTGAAGTTAAAAAGCCCCGGTAAGCTGAAACACATGCTCGCCGGGGCTTTTTGATTCTTAAAATGGTTAATTGCTTATTTTGAGTTATGCAGACTGTCGACATCCACCAGATCCGACTCCCGCGTCTTCTGGCTCTGCTCGGCAACGACTGCTTTTTCATACTCCAGCAGTTGTTCGAACAGTTCCTGCACATGCGGGGCCGACGAACCATTGGCCAGAGATTCATACAACCGGATCAGGGCCTGGCGAAACCGGACGTTGACATCGGTCAGCTCATCCAGTGACATGTCCCGCCGGACATTGATCGAATTGAGCTCTTCGCGGACTTCCTCATCCGGGATGTACTGCAACCAGGTATCCAGTACTCCCTCTGCCACCCGTTTCTCATAGCCGGACAGCGCGGCCTGCCAGTGCAGCTCATGTGCGCGTAACTTCTGCGACAACCACGCGACAGATTCGGAATGCGACTCCACTTCCACCTGTTCCAGCGCGTA contains:
- a CDS encoding pyridoxamine 5'-phosphate oxidase family protein codes for the protein MNQQEQKQQDRQQSIRTLRELIGDIQTCMLTTHSAEAGLRSRPMITARHEFDGELWLFTHADDPKVNEIHQNPVVNVVFAEPKDDRYISISGHAQLVRDQQKAELLWTEGLDEWFPTGPSDPNLVLISVHVNEAEYWDANVKHFSDAVQALFFSSTAPRHDKLEWSQTES
- a CDS encoding rhodanese-like domain-containing protein, which translates into the protein MQTISTTELRGKMQRNEKGILVNTLTQDEFEKAHIPNSLNIPEQQDDFVSQVEQAAGSKELPVIVYCASQECGSSEQAAQKLEQAGFSNVYDYEGGAKSWSEAGEQLVAGA